In Candidatus Bathyarchaeota archaeon, a single genomic region encodes these proteins:
- the larA gene encoding nickel-dependent lactate racemase has product MVDVWLPYGKTEVCARIPTRNFLGTIEPKEKTGVPDPRVEVERALRKPIGTKQLSEIAKPGDKVAIVVDDSTRVTPSYLMVPPLLDELNKAGVKDGDVTVIFGCGTHRAVKPDEMKKLVGEETLKRVRAVNHDCNVKDQVFLGKTSFGTKVYVNKVFADADVKILVGDVDLHYYAGYGGGRKSVLPAVSSAETIQHNHAMLLHPKSRTGVLDGNPVHEDMVEAAKLANVDFILNIVTNSKLELVQAFAGDLELAFYEGVKLVDEMYKVPIDRRADIVVVSPGGHPLDINLYQAYKGVDNALEAVKRGGVIVLVAECPEGHGHDVFHEWMTKLKNLKAMEKEVKKRFRIGGHKAYYLLKALQKAKIIFVSVMPDYYAVNLFKLKTARVVNDALRGAFDIVGKNAKVWAMPLGNLTFPVVKKAE; this is encoded by the coding sequence ATGGTTGACGTGTGGCTTCCCTACGGGAAAACCGAGGTTTGTGCAAGAATACCTACCAGAAACTTCTTGGGCACCATAGAACCGAAAGAAAAGACTGGGGTGCCAGATCCCCGAGTTGAGGTTGAAAGAGCCCTAAGAAAACCCATCGGCACTAAACAATTGAGCGAAATTGCAAAGCCTGGTGACAAAGTAGCCATAGTAGTTGACGACTCAACCCGAGTAACTCCAAGTTATTTGATGGTTCCTCCATTGTTAGACGAACTTAACAAGGCTGGAGTGAAAGATGGAGATGTTACGGTTATTTTCGGCTGTGGCACCCATCGTGCTGTTAAGCCGGATGAGATGAAAAAACTTGTGGGCGAAGAAACCCTGAAAAGGGTGAGAGCAGTAAATCATGACTGCAACGTTAAGGATCAGGTTTTTTTGGGTAAGACATCTTTTGGAACTAAGGTTTACGTAAACAAGGTTTTTGCCGATGCTGATGTTAAAATTTTGGTGGGAGATGTTGACTTACATTATTATGCGGGGTATGGTGGTGGAAGGAAAAGTGTTCTGCCCGCTGTGTCAAGTGCAGAAACTATCCAGCATAATCACGCCATGCTTTTGCATCCAAAATCCAGAACAGGTGTGTTAGATGGCAATCCGGTGCATGAGGACATGGTTGAAGCAGCGAAACTCGCTAATGTGGATTTCATCTTAAACATTGTCACAAATAGCAAGCTGGAACTGGTTCAGGCGTTTGCAGGAGATTTGGAGCTAGCTTTTTATGAGGGTGTGAAACTTGTGGATGAAATGTATAAGGTGCCTATTGACAGAAGGGCGGACATCGTTGTTGTAAGCCCTGGTGGGCATCCACTTGATATTAATCTTTATCAAGCCTATAAGGGGGTTGACAACGCCCTCGAAGCAGTGAAAAGAGGTGGAGTCATCGTTTTGGTGGCGGAATGTCCAGAAGGGCATGGTCATGACGTTTTTCACGAGTGGATGACGAAGTTAAAAAACTTGAAGGCGATGGAGAAGGAGGTCAAGAAGCGTTTTCGTATAGGCGGGCATAAGGCTTACTACTTATTGAAGGCTTTGCAGAAGGCTAAGATTATCTTTGTTTCAGTCATGCCCGATTATTATGCCGTGAACCTGTTCAAGTTGAAAACTGCGAGAGTTGTGAACGACGCGTTGCGTGGTGCTTTTGACATTGTGGGCAAGAACGCTAAGGTTTGGGCCATGCCCCTTGGCAACCTTACGTTCCCAGTTGTAAAAAAAGCAGAGTAA
- a CDS encoding N-acetyltransferase yields MWAAGLFMQTMFTLRLFKPADLEHVIRINKLCLPENYSSLFFLDLYERFPKTFVVGEEDGEVVGYVMCRIEKPFPGGGLFRIAKRGHVISIAVLPNCRRHGVGFALMKEAMKAMVEYDAKECVLEVRTSNTAGVGLYRKMGFGVKRTIRGYYADGEPACVMVRKLPFKPSSVT; encoded by the coding sequence ATGTGGGCAGCTGGGCTATTTATGCAGACGATGTTCACTTTGAGGCTGTTTAAACCTGCTGATTTAGAGCATGTGATACGTATAAACAAGTTATGTCTTCCTGAAAATTACTCGTCTCTCTTTTTTCTGGATTTGTATGAGCGTTTTCCGAAGACTTTCGTTGTTGGGGAAGAGGATGGGGAAGTGGTGGGTTATGTGATGTGTCGGATTGAAAAGCCTTTCCCGGGCGGCGGCTTGTTCAGAATTGCCAAGAGGGGGCATGTTATCTCTATCGCTGTTTTACCGAATTGTCGACGCCATGGTGTTGGATTTGCGTTGATGAAGGAGGCGATGAAGGCTATGGTTGAGTATGATGCGAAGGAGTGTGTTTTGGAGGTTCGGACGAGTAACACCGCGGGTGTGGGTCTCTACAGGAAGATGGGTTTTGGGGTTAAGCGGACGATTCGCGGTTATTATGCTGATGGTGAACCTGCCTGTGTGATGGTTAGGAAGCTGCCGTTTAAGCCTAGTAGTGTAACATAG
- a CDS encoding radical SAM protein, which yields MGRCQICGKQSNLISSRLGVCLQCIRENPEQALKITDKVHAESRETFGFPPKPPKHPNGISCGMCANNCKIGVDEKGFCGLVFNVNGRLVRKGGTPEKGILQWYYDPLPTNCVAWWFCPGCTGAGYPKYAYRRSAERGYSNLAVFYGACSIDCLYCQNWHYRNLAAKLEPVMSAKSLAAKVDAHVSCICFFGGDPSVQMPHTLKTSEIVLEKAREEKRIFRVCWETNGYWKKEFALRAAELSFISGGVIKFDLKTWDENLNKALSGVSNVPTLRSFKMIGENFFKKRSDLPVLTVSTLLIPGYVDAEGVRNLASFIAEVDSRIPYTLLAFYPQYVMTDLPTTSRELAIKCRDAAEEYLENVRIGNIHLLS from the coding sequence TTGGGTCGATGCCAAATCTGCGGTAAACAGTCAAATCTAATCTCTAGCCGTCTCGGAGTTTGTTTACAGTGCATCCGAGAGAACCCAGAGCAAGCGCTTAAAATAACCGACAAAGTACACGCAGAAAGTCGAGAAACGTTTGGCTTTCCACCAAAACCGCCAAAACATCCGAACGGAATCTCATGCGGCATGTGTGCCAACAACTGCAAGATAGGCGTCGACGAGAAAGGCTTCTGCGGCCTAGTTTTCAACGTCAACGGTCGACTTGTTCGAAAAGGAGGGACCCCAGAAAAAGGTATTCTTCAATGGTATTATGACCCGCTGCCAACAAACTGCGTCGCATGGTGGTTTTGTCCAGGCTGTACAGGCGCAGGCTACCCAAAATACGCCTACAGACGCAGCGCAGAGAGAGGCTACTCAAACCTCGCCGTGTTCTACGGAGCATGCAGCATCGACTGCCTCTACTGCCAAAACTGGCACTACAGAAACCTAGCCGCAAAGCTTGAGCCGGTGATGAGTGCGAAGAGTCTGGCCGCTAAAGTAGACGCCCATGTCTCATGTATATGCTTTTTCGGTGGAGACCCATCAGTGCAGATGCCTCATACCCTGAAGACAAGTGAAATAGTATTAGAAAAGGCTAGGGAGGAAAAGCGCATCTTCAGAGTCTGCTGGGAAACAAACGGATACTGGAAAAAAGAGTTCGCACTAAGAGCCGCTGAGCTATCTTTCATCAGCGGAGGAGTCATCAAGTTCGACCTAAAGACGTGGGATGAAAACTTGAACAAAGCCCTTAGCGGAGTTTCAAACGTTCCTACGCTCAGAAGCTTCAAGATGATCGGCGAGAATTTCTTCAAGAAGCGTTCTGACCTGCCCGTCTTAACCGTCAGCACCCTTCTTATTCCAGGCTACGTGGACGCCGAGGGAGTTCGCAATTTGGCAAGTTTCATCGCAGAAGTAGATTCGAGAATCCCTTACACGCTCTTGGCCTTTTATCCACAATACGTAATGACAGATTTGCCTACAACAAGCCGAGAACTAGCCATCAAATGCCGCGATGCTGCTGAAGAATATCTGGAAAACGTTAGAATAGGAAATATACACTTACTTTCGTAA